In the genome of Rhodamnia argentea isolate NSW1041297 chromosome 3, ASM2092103v1, whole genome shotgun sequence, one region contains:
- the LOC115726347 gene encoding tyrosine decarboxylase-like, with product MESLRCDCEHPLETVAGNEIVMNPLDLGEFRRQGHMVVDFLADYYKNIEEYPVLSQVEPGYLSKCLPSSAPHDGEPMEAMLDDVRRHIVPGLTHWQSPNFFAYFQISSSTAAILGEMLCAGYNVVGLNWVSSPAATELESLVMDWLGKMLDLPRPFLFSGNGGGVIEGNTAEAIICTLTAARDRVLRRAGHDSITKLVVYGSDQTHCSFLKAARIAGIDPQNIRALKTTKSTLFGLSPDSLRKAICLDIDAGLIPLYLCATVGTTSITAVDPLAPLCKVASEFDMWVHVDAAYAGASCICPEFRKFINGIELADSFSFNAHKWLLTSLDCCCLWVKDPNAIVKSLSTDPEYLKNEASESKQVVDYKDWQVSVSRRFRALKLWLVLRSYGVHNLRNHIRIHCRLAKLFEELVGEDGRFEVVFPRNFALVCFRIRPSVATSMSNVHTVHEGDGEAWKSNEANKLNAQLLHAINTSGRVFMTHAVIGGVYVLRFAVGATLVRERHVTMAWKVVQEHANSLFGMPRSEQHAT from the coding sequence ATGGAAAGCCTTCGATGCGATTGTGAGCACCCGCTCGAAACGGTAGCTGGCAATGAGATCGTGATGAACCCCCTTGATCTCGGAGAGTTCAGGCGTCAAGGACACATGGTCGTCGACTTCCTAGCCGACTACTACAAGAACATTGAGGAGTACCCGGTTCTGAGCCAAGTCGAGCCTGGGTATCTTTCCAAATGCCTCCCGAGTTCCGCCCCGCACGATGGAGAACCCATGGAGGCCATGCTTGACGATGTGCGCCGGCACATAGTCCCGGGTTTGACTCATTGGCAGAGCCCCAATTTCTTCGCCTACTTCCAGATCAGCTCTAGCACTGCGGCAATCCTCGGCGAGATGCTTTGTGCGGGGTATAACGTGGTGGGGCTCAACTGGGTCTCGTCACCCGCGGCGACTGAGCTTGAGAGCCTAGTCATGGACTGGCTCGGGAAAATGCTGGACTTGCCGAGGCCGTTCCTCTTTTCAGGGAATGGTGGGGGAGTCATTGAAGGGAATACCGCCGAGGCCATCATTTGTACTCTCACTGCTGCGAGAGATAGGGTCCTGAGGAGGGCGGGACATGATTCCATCACGAAGCTCGTCGTCTACGGGTCAGATCAAACGCATTGCTCGTTCCTGAAAGCTGCCCGGATTGCAGGAATCGACCCACAGAACATCCGGGCCTTGAAGACAACGAAGTCGACCTTGTTCGGCTTGTCTCCAGACTCGCTAAGGAAGGCAATCTGTTTGGACATCGATGCGGGGTTGATTCCATTGTACTTATGTGCCACGGTAGGGACAACTTCCATCACAGCCGTCGACCCGCTGGCGCCTCTATGTAAAGTCGCGAGCGAGTTCGACATGTGGGTCCATGTTGACGCCGCGTACGCCGGAGCATCATGTATATGCCCCGAGTTCAGAAAATTCATCAATGGAATCGAGCTTGCGGACTCATTCAGCTTCAATGCCCATAAGTGGCTGTTGACCTCCCTTGATTGCTGCTGCCTCTGGGTAAAAGACCCAAATGCCATCGTGAAGTCCTTATCGACAGACCCCGAGTACCTCAAGAATGAGGCATCTGAGTCAAAACAAGTTGTGGACTACAAAGATTGGCAAGTTTCTGTCAGCAGGAGGTTCAGGGCATTGAAGCTGTGGCTTGTTCTCAGGAGCTATGGCGTGCACAATCTGAGGAATCACATAAGGATCCATTGTCGATTGGCGAAGCTCTTCGAGGAGCTCGTAGGGGAAGACGGCCGATTCGAAGTCGTCTTTCCGAGAAATTTTGCGTTGGTTTGTTTCCGGATACGTCCTTCAGTAGCCACCAGCATGTCAAATGTCCACACGGTCCATGAAGGAGACGGTGAAGCATGGAAATCGAACGAGGCGAACAAGCTCAATGCACAGTTGCTTCACGCTATCAATACTTCGGGTCGGGTCTTCATGACTCATGCGGTGATCGGAGGAGTTTATGTTCTCCGCTTCGCCGTCGGGGCGACACTGGTGAGAGAGAGGCACGTGACCATGGCTTGGAAGGTGGTGCAAGAACATGCAAATTCTCTATTTGGCATGCCGAGGAGTGAGCAACACGCTACATAA